Proteins found in one Enterococcus sp. 9D6_DIV0238 genomic segment:
- a CDS encoding DUF3284 domain-containing protein, producing MEIVKTLNIPASVFYGQVMDSVLFDVRKHTGKSLTRKQLNNFEYVKQFSKNSRARIKVEKVVENTAYHFRTSTTKNDFLVQYDIKPLDDKSCEIHYVEKMESYGFLQKINDAAVGTIMMFFKKRQFNKMLKMMEQSY from the coding sequence ATGGAAATCGTAAAGACATTAAATATTCCAGCATCTGTTTTTTATGGCCAAGTCATGGATTCTGTTTTGTTTGACGTACGCAAACATACTGGTAAAAGCCTAACAAGAAAACAACTAAACAATTTTGAATATGTCAAACAATTCTCAAAGAATAGCCGGGCACGTATCAAAGTCGAAAAAGTAGTTGAAAATACAGCTTACCATTTTAGAACGTCTACAACCAAAAATGACTTTTTAGTTCAATATGATATCAAGCCGCTGGATGACAAATCTTGTGAGATTCATTATGTTGAGAAAATGGAATCCTATGGGTTTTTACAAAAAATCAATGATGCAGCAGTTGGAACGATCATGATGTTCTTTAAAAAGCGTCAGTTCAATAAAATGTTAAAAATGATGGAACAATCATATTGA
- a CDS encoding DUF3188 domain-containing protein, translated as MVRNGLFVCSIGSLIILYALNPASMKYDLLSMTTGIFLVAVGGYFFFKGKKKEEQNKKENNEVKR; from the coding sequence ATGGTAAGAAATGGCTTATTTGTATGCAGTATTGGATCATTGATCATCTTATATGCGCTAAATCCTGCATCAATGAAGTATGATTTGTTAAGTATGACGACAGGAATTTTCTTAGTCGCAGTCGGAGGATATTTTTTCTTTAAAGGAAAAAAGAAAGAAGAGCAAAATAAGAAAGAGAACAACGAGGTGAAACGATAA